One window of Candidatus Nitrospira kreftii genomic DNA carries:
- a CDS encoding hypothetical protein (conserved protein of unknown function), with translation MRLFLVGCTLILGAGTLGCTERPYVICRGEAYCTAPLTHDEAMHAAQLKKAWGDDALYVRPGQ, from the coding sequence ATGAGACTCTTCTTAGTTGGCTGTACGCTGATTCTCGGTGCCGGTACCTTAGGTTGTACTGAGCGGCCTTACGTGATCTGTCGTGGCGAGGCGTATTGTACGGCTCCCTTGACCCATGACGAAGCAATGCATGCCGCGCAGCTCAAGAAAGCCTGGGGAGACGATGCATTATACGTTCGCCCCGGACAGTAG
- a CDS encoding hypothetical protein (conserved protein of unknown function), producing the protein MTAREDIVLGVYLRGTIGDRMGIIAVVHRVGISLSGEWFFQLRYLGRPAGLRGRAVSEWSLNLREKDLAHFDLIGTWLSAQALLAAGPSVRKPRKAPRGQAWMRAIEQPKQLRLFEDCAELLPPKRK; encoded by the coding sequence GTGACAGCCCGTGAAGATATTGTCCTAGGCGTCTATCTCAGGGGAACCATCGGCGACCGCATGGGCATTATTGCCGTCGTTCACCGAGTTGGTATTAGCTTGTCCGGCGAATGGTTCTTCCAGTTACGCTACCTCGGTCGGCCGGCTGGACTGAGGGGAAGAGCCGTTTCTGAATGGAGCTTGAACCTCCGAGAGAAGGACTTAGCCCATTTTGATCTGATCGGCACATGGCTCTCCGCACAAGCCTTGCTGGCAGCCGGTCCATCTGTTCGTAAGCCTAGGAAAGCGCCAAGGGGTCAGGCTTGGATGCGCGCGATAGAACAACCGAAACAGCTACGATTGTTTGAAGACTGTGCTGAGCTACTCCCGCCGAAGCGCAAGTAA
- a CDS encoding hypothetical protein (conserved protein of unknown function) produces MLIMNRIDRLMREKQTQEAHETDRKISLRWKVLQVLGGILIGLGLFIDWPAPQEANLPDTSSFLVIVGALVLAAGLLLALRRE; encoded by the coding sequence ATGCTTATCATGAACCGGATAGACAGGCTTATGCGGGAGAAACAGACACAAGAAGCTCATGAAACAGACCGAAAGATCTCGTTACGCTGGAAGGTGTTACAGGTATTGGGCGGCATCCTGATCGGCCTCGGCCTCTTCATCGACTGGCCTGCCCCACAGGAAGCCAATCTGCCGGACACCTCCTCTTTTTTGGTGATCGTCGGCGCACTTGTCCTTGCCGCAGGGCTCTTACTTGCGCTTCGGCGGGAGTAG
- a CDS encoding hypothetical protein (conserved protein of unknown function), whose amino-acid sequence MALSRLIRPMLIGVFLLTIVFVSLPNAARSSTSTPIQGVVVTVTTGIPGTMVIRDEKGQLHILKLTQQTQLSAQFKMGDKVLAFTSPYGVSAVQLQAGTP is encoded by the coding sequence ATGGCTCTGAGTCGACTCATACGACCCATGCTAATCGGTGTCTTTCTTCTGACGATCGTCTTCGTCAGTCTACCCAATGCCGCTCGTTCATCCACATCGACCCCAATTCAGGGGGTCGTGGTTACGGTTACGACCGGTATTCCGGGAACGATGGTCATTCGAGATGAGAAGGGGCAACTCCATATTCTGAAGCTCACGCAACAAACCCAACTGAGTGCTCAATTTAAGATGGGAGACAAGGTGCTGGCCTTCACCAGCCCGTATGGCGTGAGCGCAGTCCAACTCCAGGCAGGAACTCCATAA
- a CDS encoding hypothetical protein (conserved protein of unknown function), whose amino-acid sequence MRVLKKCWNWFWGQSVFNKVAIIGLFAAFVPFVLPTIVAWFRPTMIHVGVSFYTYERGVQAQGMNTLYFFERRNLVSDCSIRREEQSVPSGRAKAPDPQSWVLIKLLLENVSDRDITSLRVGVRSPAINQTTLLLTAPRVVATGNKEAPPDVKPLYVITIERMPAESSAVVTLKTPIDDYLRDFIYIKRRPVTIQIPSVSADQFRAYPPIVSRTNAVKMLNREGVLRTQDEGFADEKLLVTMVSSGESKREEAEALYRALPKAKACSEIEAGVW is encoded by the coding sequence ATGAGAGTTCTGAAAAAGTGTTGGAATTGGTTCTGGGGGCAGTCTGTCTTCAACAAGGTGGCGATTATCGGGCTGTTTGCCGCATTTGTCCCGTTCGTACTCCCTACGATTGTAGCCTGGTTCAGACCGACAATGATTCATGTCGGGGTGTCCTTCTACACGTATGAACGGGGTGTCCAGGCACAGGGCATGAACACGCTGTATTTCTTCGAACGACGGAATTTGGTGTCCGACTGCAGCATTCGCCGGGAGGAACAATCGGTCCCAAGCGGTCGAGCGAAGGCACCTGACCCGCAGAGCTGGGTCTTGATCAAGTTGTTGCTTGAAAATGTGTCCGATCGCGACATCACGAGTCTTCGGGTCGGTGTGCGGTCTCCTGCGATCAATCAGACGACCCTCCTATTGACTGCCCCGAGAGTAGTCGCCACCGGAAACAAGGAAGCGCCGCCGGACGTGAAGCCCTTGTATGTCATCACGATCGAGAGGATGCCCGCAGAGAGCTCGGCGGTCGTCACCCTGAAGACACCGATTGACGACTACCTGCGGGACTTTATCTATATCAAACGGCGTCCTGTGACCATCCAAATTCCCTCCGTGTCGGCTGACCAATTCAGGGCGTATCCACCGATCGTTTCGCGCACGAATGCGGTCAAAATGTTGAATCGAGAGGGAGTCTTACGGACTCAGGACGAGGGTTTCGCTGATGAAAAGCTCCTTGTGACGATGGTGTCGTCTGGGGAGTCGAAGAGGGAGGAAGCAGAGGCATTGTATCGAGCCCTCCCAAAGGCAAAGGCTTGTTCGGAGATAGAAGCGGGGGTGTGGTGA